From a single Aythya fuligula isolate bAytFul2 chromosome 16, bAytFul2.pri, whole genome shotgun sequence genomic region:
- the ADRM1 gene encoding proteasomal ubiquitin receptor ADRM1 isoform X1 codes for MSSGALFPSLVPGSRGSSSKYLVEFRAGKMALKGSTVTPDKRKGLVYIQQTDDSLIHFCWKDRASGTVEDDLIIFPDDCEFKRVPQCTTGRVYVLKFKAGSKRLFFWMQEPKTDKDEEHCRKVNEYLNNPPMPGALGGNASGGHELSALGGEGGLQSLLGNMSHNQLMQLIGPTGLGGLGGLGALTGPGLASLLGSGGPPTSSSSSSSRSQSAAVTPSSTTSSTRVTPAPSVPAAASVTSPSPVPSSGNGTSSATSPTQPIQLSDLQNILATMNVPSGAGGQQVDLATVLTPEIMAPILANAEVQERLMPYLPSGESLPQTAEEIQNTLTSPQFQQALSMFSAALASGQLGPLMSQFGLPAEAVDAANKGDVEAFAKAMQNSVKSDQKEGDSKDKKDEEEDMSLD; via the exons ATGTCCTCGGGCGCGCTGTTCCCCAGCCTGGTGCCGGGCTCCCGGGGCTCGTCCAGCAAATACCTGGTGGAGTTCCGCGCCGGGAAGATGGCGCTGAAGGGCAGCACCGTGACGCCGGACAAACGGAAAGGGCTCGTGTACATCCAGCAGACCGACGACTCCCTCATCCACTTCTGCTGGAAGGACCGCGCCTCGGGCACCGTGGAGGAC GATTTGATCATTTTCCCCGATGACTGCGAGTTCAAGAGGGTGCCGCAGTGCACGACCGGCCGCGTGTACGTATTGAAGTTCAAGGCGGGATCCAAGCGGCTCTTCTTCTGGATGCAG GAACCGAAGACTGACAAGGACGAGGAGCACTGCCGCAAAGTGAACGAGTACCTCAACAATCCCCCAATGCCCGGCGCTTTGGGTGGGAACGCGAGCGGAGGCCACGAGCTCTCAGCGCTGGGAG gtgAGGGTGGCTTGCAAAGCCTTCTTGGAAACATGAGCCATAACCAGCTCATGCAGCTGATCGGACCAACGGGCTTAGGAGGACTTG GTGGGCTGGGTGCGCTGACAGGTCCCGGGCTGGCCAGTCTGCTTGGAAGTGGGGGACCCCCAACCAGCAGCTCCTCATCAAG CTCTCGCAGCCAGTCAGCTGCTGTGACACCATCTTCCACGACTTCTTCTACGCGCGTCACGCCTGCCCCGTCCGTTCCTGCGGCTGCCTCCGTGACCAGCCCGAGCCCCGTCCCAAGTTCGGGTAACGGAACCAGCTCGGCCACGAGCCCGACCCAGCCCATCCAGCTGAGCGACCTTCAGAACATTTTAGCTACCATGAACGTGCCGTctggagcaggagggcagcaag ttgACCTGGCAACTGTTCTGACTCCTGAGATAATGGCTCCCATTCTGGCCAACGCTGAAGTTCAGGAGCGGCTGATGCCTTACCTTCCCTCCGGGGAATCCCTGCCGCAGACTGCAGAGGAGATCCAGAACACGCTGACATCTCCACAGTTCCAGCAG GCATTGAGCATGTTCAGCGCTGCCTTAGCTTCAGGACAGCTCGGCCCACTAATGAGCCAGTTCGGCTTACCCGCAGAGGCAGTAGATGCAGCAAATAAAGGCG ATGTAGAAGCGTTTGCCAAAGCAATGCAGAACAGTGTGAAGTCAGACCAAAAGGAAGGAGACTCTAAGGACaagaaagatgaagaggaagatatGAGTTTAGATTAA
- the ADRM1 gene encoding proteasomal ubiquitin receptor ADRM1 isoform X2, which translates to MSSGALFPSLVPGSRGSSSKYLVEFRAGKMALKGSTVTPDKRKGLVYIQQTDDSLIHFCWKDRASGTVEDDLIIFPDDCEFKRVPQCTTGRVYVLKFKAGSKRLFFWMQEPKTDKDEEHCRKVNEYLNNPPMPGALGGNASGGHELSALGGGLGALTGPGLASLLGSGGPPTSSSSSSSRSQSAAVTPSSTTSSTRVTPAPSVPAAASVTSPSPVPSSGNGTSSATSPTQPIQLSDLQNILATMNVPSGAGGQQVDLATVLTPEIMAPILANAEVQERLMPYLPSGESLPQTAEEIQNTLTSPQFQQALSMFSAALASGQLGPLMSQFGLPAEAVDAANKGDVEAFAKAMQNSVKSDQKEGDSKDKKDEEEDMSLD; encoded by the exons ATGTCCTCGGGCGCGCTGTTCCCCAGCCTGGTGCCGGGCTCCCGGGGCTCGTCCAGCAAATACCTGGTGGAGTTCCGCGCCGGGAAGATGGCGCTGAAGGGCAGCACCGTGACGCCGGACAAACGGAAAGGGCTCGTGTACATCCAGCAGACCGACGACTCCCTCATCCACTTCTGCTGGAAGGACCGCGCCTCGGGCACCGTGGAGGAC GATTTGATCATTTTCCCCGATGACTGCGAGTTCAAGAGGGTGCCGCAGTGCACGACCGGCCGCGTGTACGTATTGAAGTTCAAGGCGGGATCCAAGCGGCTCTTCTTCTGGATGCAG GAACCGAAGACTGACAAGGACGAGGAGCACTGCCGCAAAGTGAACGAGTACCTCAACAATCCCCCAATGCCCGGCGCTTTGGGTGGGAACGCGAGCGGAGGCCACGAGCTCTCAGCGCTGGGAG GTGGGCTGGGTGCGCTGACAGGTCCCGGGCTGGCCAGTCTGCTTGGAAGTGGGGGACCCCCAACCAGCAGCTCCTCATCAAG CTCTCGCAGCCAGTCAGCTGCTGTGACACCATCTTCCACGACTTCTTCTACGCGCGTCACGCCTGCCCCGTCCGTTCCTGCGGCTGCCTCCGTGACCAGCCCGAGCCCCGTCCCAAGTTCGGGTAACGGAACCAGCTCGGCCACGAGCCCGACCCAGCCCATCCAGCTGAGCGACCTTCAGAACATTTTAGCTACCATGAACGTGCCGTctggagcaggagggcagcaag ttgACCTGGCAACTGTTCTGACTCCTGAGATAATGGCTCCCATTCTGGCCAACGCTGAAGTTCAGGAGCGGCTGATGCCTTACCTTCCCTCCGGGGAATCCCTGCCGCAGACTGCAGAGGAGATCCAGAACACGCTGACATCTCCACAGTTCCAGCAG GCATTGAGCATGTTCAGCGCTGCCTTAGCTTCAGGACAGCTCGGCCCACTAATGAGCCAGTTCGGCTTACCCGCAGAGGCAGTAGATGCAGCAAATAAAGGCG ATGTAGAAGCGTTTGCCAAAGCAATGCAGAACAGTGTGAAGTCAGACCAAAAGGAAGGAGACTCTAAGGACaagaaagatgaagaggaagatatGAGTTTAGATTAA